One segment of Ureibacillus thermophilus DNA contains the following:
- the hisD gene encoding histidinol dehydrogenase gives MKISKLSKNISLKRELESGNEEQLKTVRQVIRDVREHGDEAIRKYTEMWDKVVLSDFRVSEEEIQEALQHFDPQLKKDLEEAANNIRKYHEAQKREGYTLALGDGSYLAQRIIPLDSVGLYVPGGSAAYPSSVLMNVIPAQVAGVKRIVITSPCGKDGKLPPAVLVCANILGVNEIYKIGGAQAIAALAYGTESIAPVDKITGPGNIFVALAKREVFGQVAIDMIAGPSEICIIADDSAYPDEIASDLLSQAEHDMRACAILITTSEKLATAVSAQVEEQLRKLPREQIARASIENFGHIYIAESMEQAVEAVNTLAPEHLEIVTENAEEVSASIRHAGAIFLGRYSSEPVGDYFAGPNHVLPTNSTARFASGLNVDDFIKKTNIIYYSEKTWEENAPKIARLARMEGLEAHARAVESRGWKKGE, from the coding sequence ATGAAGATTTCGAAACTATCCAAAAATATTTCATTAAAAAGAGAGTTAGAGAGCGGGAATGAGGAGCAGCTAAAAACGGTAAGACAAGTCATTAGAGATGTTCGCGAACATGGAGATGAGGCCATTCGAAAATATACGGAAATGTGGGATAAGGTTGTGCTTTCTGATTTTCGTGTAAGCGAAGAGGAAATTCAGGAAGCCCTTCAACATTTCGATCCGCAATTGAAAAAGGACTTGGAAGAAGCGGCAAACAATATTCGAAAATATCATGAAGCCCAAAAACGGGAAGGATATACATTGGCTTTAGGGGACGGTTCCTATCTTGCACAGCGAATCATTCCATTGGATTCAGTAGGTTTATACGTGCCAGGAGGTTCTGCTGCTTATCCTTCCTCTGTATTAATGAACGTGATTCCTGCGCAAGTGGCGGGAGTAAAACGCATCGTCATTACATCCCCTTGCGGAAAAGATGGAAAACTTCCTCCTGCTGTGTTAGTGTGTGCGAACATTTTAGGGGTGAATGAAATTTATAAAATAGGCGGCGCCCAAGCCATTGCAGCGCTTGCTTACGGAACGGAATCCATCGCCCCTGTGGATAAAATAACAGGTCCAGGAAACATCTTTGTAGCCCTTGCTAAACGAGAAGTGTTTGGACAAGTTGCCATTGATATGATTGCTGGGCCTAGCGAAATTTGCATTATTGCGGATGACTCAGCTTATCCGGATGAAATCGCATCGGATTTGCTAAGCCAGGCGGAACATGACATGCGGGCTTGCGCCATTTTAATTACAACTAGTGAAAAATTGGCGACTGCCGTTAGTGCACAAGTGGAAGAGCAGTTGAGAAAGCTTCCTCGCGAACAGATTGCAAGAGCCTCTATTGAAAATTTCGGCCATATTTATATTGCTGAATCAATGGAACAGGCAGTGGAAGCAGTCAATACTCTTGCGCCAGAACACTTGGAAATTGTAACGGAAAATGCGGAAGAAGTGAGCGCTAGTATCCGCCATGCAGGAGCAATCTTCCTTGGCCGATACAGTTCAGAACCAGTAGGAGATTACTTTGCAGGACCGAACCATGTACTCCCTACAAACAGCACTGCGCGTTTTGCCAGCGGATTAAATGTTGATGATTTTATTAAAAAGACAAACATCATTTACTACTCAGAAAAAACTTGGGAAGAAAACGCACCGAAAATTGCACGGCTTGCCCGTATGGAAGGTTTGGAAGCCCATGCTAGAGCCGTTGAATCGCGGGGTTGGAAGAAAGGAGAATAA
- the hisG gene encoding ATP phosphoribosyltransferase: protein MSTELTIAMPKGRIFEEAYQMLIESGFKLPEEVEMSRKLMIEIPEENIRFILAKPMDVPVYVEHGVADIGIAGKDVLMEQQRNVHELLDLKISKCHIASAGLPNTEMDEIAPRIATKYPNIAMNYYKGIGEQVEIIELNGSIELAPMIGLADRIVDIVSTGRTLRENGLVEYEHIADVSSRLIANPVSYRMKNERIQEIVSRLKKIVK from the coding sequence ATGAGTACTGAATTAACAATTGCTATGCCGAAAGGGCGAATTTTTGAAGAAGCCTATCAAATGTTGATTGAATCTGGGTTTAAATTGCCTGAAGAAGTAGAAATGTCCAGAAAATTAATGATTGAAATTCCGGAAGAAAACATCCGCTTTATTTTAGCCAAACCGATGGACGTTCCGGTGTATGTGGAGCATGGAGTTGCCGATATAGGCATTGCTGGAAAAGATGTATTAATGGAACAGCAGCGCAATGTCCATGAACTGTTGGATTTAAAAATCAGCAAATGCCATATTGCTTCTGCTGGACTTCCAAATACGGAAATGGATGAAATTGCGCCGCGGATTGCCACAAAATATCCGAATATTGCGATGAATTATTATAAAGGCATTGGTGAGCAAGTAGAGATTATTGAATTAAATGGTTCCATAGAACTTGCGCCGATGATTGGGCTTGCAGACCGCATTGTGGACATCGTTTCAACGGGAAGAACGTTAAGGGAAAATGGGTTGGTAGAATATGAACATATTGCCGATGTATCTTCCCGATTAATTGCAAACCCAGTGAGTTATCGAATGAAAAATGAACGCATTCAAGAAATCGTATCCCGATTAAAGAAAATTGTGAAGTAA
- a CDS encoding ATP phosphoribosyltransferase regulatory subunit → MSSIKKFEKPLGMRDTFPRIYEKMERARQIGRKVFRSRGFDFIETPTLEYYDTVGKASAISDSFLFKLVDSQGNTLVLRPDMTTPITRVATSKLLKEKIPLRLAYFANVFRAQQMEGGRPAEFGQMGVEIIGDKTIFADAEVLITAIQLIKEFGIESFKLTIGHAGVLHDILNDYTDNKDQRETLRNLLVERNYVGFEEAVHEFDLPITKANALLEFINEATNLTSIEDMEKYVRKNDGIEYMKQLSKLLDAYNLTQYVSFDFTLSSHMSYYTGMLFEIFASGSGFPLGNGGRYDGLLHLFGSDAGATGFSIRIDRLLEVLPKEEIEEETICILFDDEDFIKALDLATALREQGARVTVQSKKGLINREAFTKQFSRVVDLSQEETQ, encoded by the coding sequence ATGTCATCGATTAAAAAATTTGAAAAACCCCTTGGAATGAGAGATACATTCCCTCGGATATATGAAAAAATGGAGAGGGCAAGGCAAATCGGCCGAAAAGTCTTTCGTTCAAGGGGATTTGATTTTATCGAAACGCCGACATTGGAATATTACGATACGGTAGGCAAGGCATCAGCTATATCTGATTCATTTTTATTTAAATTAGTCGACAGCCAAGGAAACACCCTTGTCCTTCGCCCGGATATGACAACGCCAATTACACGGGTCGCCACTTCGAAATTATTGAAGGAAAAAATTCCTCTTCGGCTCGCCTATTTCGCGAATGTGTTTCGCGCACAGCAAATGGAAGGAGGAAGACCGGCTGAGTTCGGTCAAATGGGCGTTGAAATTATTGGAGATAAAACGATTTTTGCTGATGCAGAAGTGCTCATTACAGCCATTCAATTAATAAAAGAGTTTGGCATTGAGTCGTTTAAATTAACCATCGGGCATGCAGGAGTATTGCATGATATTTTAAATGATTATACTGACAACAAAGATCAGCGGGAAACGTTGCGAAATTTGCTTGTGGAACGCAATTATGTTGGCTTTGAAGAAGCGGTGCATGAATTTGACTTGCCGATTACAAAAGCCAACGCACTTTTAGAATTTATTAATGAAGCAACAAATTTAACTTCCATTGAAGATATGGAAAAATATGTACGGAAAAACGATGGGATTGAATATATGAAGCAGCTTTCAAAATTGCTTGATGCGTATAATCTCACGCAGTATGTGTCGTTCGATTTCACCCTTTCAAGCCATATGAGCTATTACACGGGCATGCTGTTTGAAATTTTTGCATCAGGCAGCGGTTTCCCACTAGGAAATGGCGGACGCTACGATGGGCTTTTGCATTTGTTTGGAAGCGATGCAGGAGCAACCGGATTTAGCATTCGCATTGACCGGCTTCTTGAAGTATTGCCGAAAGAAGAAATTGAAGAAGAAACAATTTGCATCTTGTTTGATGATGAAGATTTCATTAAAGCATTGGACCTTGCAACTGCATTGAGAGAACAAGGGGCGCGGGTAACGGTCCAATCAAAAAAAGGATTAATCAATCGGGAAGCATTTACGAAACAGTTTAGTCGGGTTGTTGATTTAAGCCAGGAGGAAACACAATGA
- a CDS encoding acyltransferase, with product MRRTERYQVQGGANSLWHIYKTVSFWKVVKCFIFIQIGRITPFMGLKNWIYRTFLKMKIGKKTSLALMVMPDTMFPERISIGDNTIIGYNTTILAHEYLIDEYRLGDVKIGNEVMIGANSTILPGVEIGDGAIVSAATLVNKDVPAGAMVGGNPMRIIYTAEEMAERKKKRNGAV from the coding sequence ATGCGGAGAACTGAAAGATACCAAGTTCAAGGAGGCGCCAACTCTTTATGGCATATTTATAAAACCGTTTCCTTTTGGAAAGTTGTGAAATGCTTTATTTTTATTCAAATCGGCAGAATTACACCATTTATGGGACTAAAAAATTGGATTTACCGCACCTTTTTAAAAATGAAAATAGGGAAGAAGACTTCTCTCGCATTAATGGTTATGCCGGATACGATGTTTCCTGAGCGCATTTCCATCGGCGATAATACGATTATCGGCTATAACACAACCATTTTGGCTCATGAATATTTGATTGATGAGTATCGTTTAGGTGATGTGAAAATTGGAAATGAAGTCATGATAGGAGCAAATTCCACCATTTTGCCTGGTGTAGAAATCGGCGATGGAGCCATTGTTTCCGCAGCCACTTTAGTGAATAAAGATGTTCCGGCTGGAGCAATGGTTGGGGGAAACCCAATGCGCATCATCTATACCGCGGAAGAAATGGCAGAACGCAAAAAGAAGAGAAATGGGGCTGTTTAG
- the ppaX gene encoding pyrophosphatase PpaX: MKALLFDFDGTLLNTNELIIRTFMHVLNDRFPGQYSPQDCIKFIGPSLKETFEQIAPNEVDELIAKYRQWNHAYHDQYVKEFDGVNETLEQLKRQGHKLAIVSTKKRETIERGLKFMKAEQYFDFWIGLEDVRKVKPDPEPVLLALERLKMRKEDALMIGDNYHDILAGKNAGVKTAGVAWSIKGEDYLRQFQPDYMLHHISDLLTIVKGL; the protein is encoded by the coding sequence ATGAAGGCATTATTATTTGATTTCGATGGAACGTTATTAAACACTAATGAATTAATCATCCGCACATTTATGCATGTATTAAACGACAGATTTCCCGGGCAATATTCGCCACAAGATTGCATCAAATTCATTGGTCCGTCATTAAAAGAGACATTCGAACAGATAGCACCAAATGAAGTTGATGAATTAATCGCGAAATATCGCCAATGGAACCATGCTTATCACGATCAGTATGTGAAAGAATTTGATGGTGTCAATGAAACTTTAGAACAGTTGAAGCGCCAAGGACATAAATTGGCCATCGTTTCCACGAAAAAACGGGAAACCATTGAGCGAGGGCTTAAATTTATGAAGGCGGAACAGTATTTTGACTTTTGGATTGGATTGGAAGATGTGAGAAAAGTGAAACCGGATCCGGAACCAGTGTTGTTGGCGCTGGAACGTCTAAAAATGCGGAAAGAAGACGCTTTAATGATTGGTGATAATTACCACGATATATTGGCGGGAAAAAATGCAGGCGTCAAAACAGCCGGCGTTGCTTGGTCCATAAAAGGAGAAGACTATTTGAGGCAATTCCAGCCGGATTATATGCTGCATCATATATCCGATTTATTGACAATCGTGAAGGGGTTGTAA
- a CDS encoding nucleoside recognition domain-containing protein, with the protein MSTLKKGLIAGGKTAWSLSKVIFPITFIVTILQFTPILPWLIDLIEPLMGILGLSGEAAIPLVLGNFLNLYAAIAGILSLELTVKEVFILAVMLSFAHNMFVETGVALKVGVKLWVVLAVRFGLAIVSALVIRFLWNGGDEIAKYGLVPTQTPDPNGWGEILLLGLEKAGYGILQLLIIVIPLMIIVQYLRDYHYLDKLSNVLSPVTKVIGVKPNAAMTLVAGLVIGLAYGAGVMIQSVKEDGVSKKDATLCFIFLVACHAVVEDTLIFAPLGVPILYLLLIRLVTAFVLTIIVAFIWNKAEVKALNREVVRTE; encoded by the coding sequence ATGTCTACGTTAAAAAAGGGGTTAATTGCAGGTGGAAAAACTGCTTGGTCTTTAAGTAAAGTCATTTTTCCAATTACATTTATTGTCACAATATTACAATTTACACCAATCTTACCTTGGCTCATCGATTTAATTGAACCATTAATGGGGATACTTGGATTAAGCGGGGAAGCTGCAATCCCCCTTGTACTTGGGAATTTTTTGAATTTATATGCAGCCATTGCAGGGATTTTGTCCTTAGAACTTACTGTGAAAGAAGTATTTATACTAGCTGTGATGCTATCCTTTGCCCACAATATGTTTGTTGAAACGGGAGTCGCTTTAAAAGTGGGAGTTAAACTTTGGGTGGTACTTGCGGTAAGATTCGGACTTGCAATTGTTTCAGCCCTTGTTATTCGTTTTCTTTGGAACGGCGGCGATGAAATTGCCAAATACGGTTTAGTTCCTACACAAACACCTGATCCAAACGGTTGGGGCGAAATATTGTTGCTTGGACTCGAAAAAGCAGGCTATGGGATTTTACAATTATTAATTATTGTGATTCCGTTAATGATTATCGTGCAATATTTGCGCGACTATCATTATTTAGATAAATTGTCGAATGTTTTATCTCCTGTAACGAAAGTAATCGGCGTCAAACCAAATGCTGCAATGACTTTAGTGGCTGGCTTAGTCATTGGGCTCGCTTATGGAGCAGGAGTGATGATTCAATCTGTTAAAGAAGATGGCGTGAGCAAAAAAGATGCTACATTATGCTTCATCTTTTTAGTTGCATGCCACGCAGTCGTTGAAGATACGCTCATCTTTGCACCACTCGGAGTTCCAATTTTATATTTATTATTAATCCGTTTAGTGACGGCATTTGTCTTAACGATAATTGTTGCATTTATTTGGAATAAAGCAGAAGTGAAGGCGTTAAATAGGGAAGTGGTACGAACAGAATGA
- the lgt gene encoding prolipoprotein diacylglyceryl transferase, producing MNTILLTIDPVAFSIGPLTVRWYGIIIVTGIIIGYLVANAEGKKRGLPEDFFGDLLLWAVPIAIISARLYYVMMKWDYYGANPGKIIEIWNGGIAIHGALIGAITTAYVFCRVKKVSFLKVADIAAPSILIGQIIGRWGNFMNQEAFGGPVSRDFLESLFLPDWLIEQMYIHDLGTYVHPTFLYESTWNLVGLIILLLFRKANLHRGEIFFSYLIWYSIGRFFIESMRTDSLYLIGDLRSAQVMSVTLIIIGFVSIFYRRWKVRPVIRYYDE from the coding sequence ATGAATACGATTTTGTTAACAATTGATCCTGTTGCCTTCAGTATTGGTCCACTGACTGTCCGATGGTACGGCATTATCATCGTCACAGGCATTATCATCGGTTATTTAGTAGCCAATGCGGAAGGAAAAAAACGAGGGTTGCCTGAAGATTTTTTTGGTGATTTATTATTGTGGGCAGTGCCGATTGCCATTATCAGCGCACGGCTATATTATGTTATGATGAAATGGGACTATTACGGAGCTAATCCAGGGAAAATCATAGAAATATGGAATGGCGGCATTGCTATTCATGGTGCGTTGATTGGGGCCATTACAACCGCATATGTTTTCTGCCGTGTAAAAAAAGTAAGCTTTTTAAAAGTAGCGGACATTGCCGCTCCTAGCATCTTGATCGGCCAAATCATCGGGCGCTGGGGCAACTTTATGAACCAAGAAGCCTTTGGAGGTCCCGTATCCCGAGATTTTCTGGAAAGCTTATTTTTGCCGGATTGGCTCATTGAACAAATGTACATTCATGATTTAGGCACATATGTTCATCCAACATTTTTATATGAATCGACATGGAATTTAGTAGGGCTAATTATTTTGCTTTTATTTAGAAAAGCCAATTTGCATCGAGGGGAAATATTCTTTTCATACCTAATTTGGTATTCAATAGGCCGATTCTTTATTGAATCCATGAGAACTGACAGCCTATATTTAATTGGAGATTTGCGCTCTGCTCAAGTGATGTCAGTGACGCTCATTATCATCGGTTTCGTTTCAATTTTCTATCGCCGATGGAAAGTTCGTCCTGTTATTCGTTATTATGATGAATAG
- the hprK gene encoding HPr(Ser) kinase/phosphatase — MAQVTTKDVMEKFELKLVSGHEGIGRHITTSDISRPGLEMAGYFTHYPADRVQLIGRTELSFFEMLPPDLKKERMIKLCSQDTPAIIISRNMEVPQELIEASNQNNVPVLVTSMKTTRFSSRLTNYLESKLAPSTAIHGVLVDVYGIGVLIIGKSGVGKSETALELIKKGHRLVADDCVEIRQEAENLLIGSPPPLLEHLLEIRGIGIINIMTLFGASAVRPYKRITLIVELETWDPNKTYDRLGLDEEKMKIIDTEITKLTIPVRPGRNVSVIIEVAAMNYRLKKIGINPALEFSRRLDEVIAMHDDLDEYE; from the coding sequence ATGGCACAAGTTACAACAAAAGATGTAATGGAAAAATTTGAACTAAAGCTTGTCAGCGGTCATGAAGGCATCGGTCGTCATATCACAACAAGCGATATTTCAAGACCAGGTTTAGAAATGGCAGGCTATTTTACCCATTATCCTGCTGACCGGGTACAGCTCATTGGCAGAACCGAATTATCCTTTTTTGAAATGCTCCCTCCGGATTTAAAAAAAGAACGAATGATAAAATTATGTTCACAGGATACACCGGCGATTATTATCTCAAGAAATATGGAAGTGCCGCAGGAATTGATTGAAGCTTCCAATCAAAATAATGTACCTGTTCTTGTTACGTCCATGAAAACAACAAGATTTTCCAGCAGGCTGACAAACTATTTGGAAAGTAAACTTGCACCATCAACGGCGATTCATGGCGTATTAGTCGATGTTTACGGAATTGGGGTTTTAATTATTGGCAAAAGCGGTGTAGGAAAAAGTGAGACCGCTTTGGAATTAATTAAGAAAGGACATCGGCTCGTTGCGGATGATTGTGTAGAAATTCGTCAGGAAGCGGAGAATTTGCTTATTGGAAGTCCGCCGCCATTACTTGAGCATTTATTGGAAATTCGAGGAATTGGCATCATTAATATTATGACGCTCTTTGGGGCAAGTGCGGTTCGTCCTTATAAGCGCATTACATTAATTGTAGAGCTGGAAACTTGGGATCCAAATAAGACATACGACCGTTTAGGGTTGGATGAAGAAAAAATGAAAATTATTGATACGGAAATTACAAAATTAACAATTCCAGTGCGCCCTGGACGAAATGTTTCCGTTATTATTGAAGTAGCAGCAATGAACTATCGTTTGAAGAAAATCGGCATTAATCCTGCTCTTGAGTTTTCAAGAAGATTGGACGAGGTTATTGCCATGCACGATGACTTGGATGAATATGAATGA
- the cccB gene encoding cytochrome c551 → MKKAWLALLFGTALVLGACGGGDDTSDEGSNDSTTTTTEETTTDSGADTAKGEELVKKNCTSCHGGNLEGMGNTPALSDVGSRLSEEEILDVIVNGRNAMPPGLLTGDDAKAAAAWLAQQK, encoded by the coding sequence ATGAAAAAAGCTTGGTTAGCATTACTTTTTGGAACTGCCCTTGTTCTTGGCGCTTGCGGCGGTGGCGACGATACTAGCGACGAAGGTTCAAACGACAGCACTACAACAACTACTGAAGAAACAACAACTGATAGTGGTGCAGATACTGCGAAAGGTGAAGAACTTGTAAAGAAAAACTGTACTTCTTGCCATGGCGGCAACTTAGAGGGAATGGGCAATACTCCTGCGCTATCTGACGTTGGGTCAAGACTTTCTGAAGAAGAAATTTTAGATGTTATTGTAAACGGTCGAAATGCAATGCCTCCAGGTTTGCTTACTGGCGATGATGCAAAAGCTGCTGCTGCATGGTTAGCACAACAAAAATAA
- a CDS encoding S-ribosylhomocysteine lyase: MKKMNVESFNLDHTKVSAPYVRLAGVKEGQNGDVVRKYDIRFKQPNKEHMEMPALHSLEHLMAEHIRNYTDHVVDLSPMGCQTGFYLTMINHEDYEEVLDILEKTLRDVLNATEVPACNEVQCGWAANHSLEGAKQLAKEMLEKRNEWSIVFKEE; this comes from the coding sequence ATGAAAAAAATGAATGTGGAAAGTTTTAATTTAGACCATACAAAGGTGAGCGCGCCTTATGTTCGTTTAGCCGGCGTGAAAGAAGGACAAAATGGCGATGTGGTGCGCAAATACGATATCCGCTTTAAACAGCCGAATAAAGAACATATGGAAATGCCAGCTTTGCATTCCCTTGAGCATTTAATGGCTGAACATATCCGCAACTACACAGACCATGTGGTGGATTTAAGTCCAATGGGATGCCAAACTGGATTTTACCTCACCATGATTAACCACGAAGATTATGAGGAAGTATTGGATATTTTAGAAAAAACCCTTCGTGATGTATTGAATGCGACGGAAGTTCCTGCATGTAATGAAGTGCAGTGCGGCTGGGCGGCAAATCACAGCTTAGAAGGGGCAAAACAATTGGCAAAAGAAATGCTAGAAAAACGCAATGAATGGTCCATCGTGTTTAAAGAAGAATAA
- a CDS encoding FtsX-like permease family protein, with the protein MTFHQFAYRNVFRNFRIYAAFFMASFFSVFVFFIYSMLMFHPEIENGYLGKVPIGGMVFAEMILVLFSWFFIFYSMKAFLESRAKEFAILLHLGMEKRQLSKLIFLETIIIGSLSIACGILFGYAFTKFFFMIVREILMLEELPLYFQWEPFILTIAVYFSAFVIISIISVNFSPERKIIDLLRWYQYPHMNGRFSKKRAVLSIILLVVAYLLSLLTNRVNFYLFVVLLPLLITIGTYLFFTDTVQWIVEAIKSRKNFYWKKSSMLSIAEQTFILKNNGKMYFVVTMVSAAAFLCIGLLAALSSYTSQYDKLNPLGLIYKGHIDNPYEKEHISSIVNELEEKGLSYHFTRFEVKKQTSSYTNYEVEVFRESDINSLLFSYGYPMVQLDSGEGMFIPYSEESIKKLSKRTVHTVLKENNVPITIDEVYPKLIFPSSIVSPNAIIISDEDFVQLKNPYSGYPEVEPAYHLFAFDIPQWLEAQDVGVPIYQQVQKEYEKNQYELPFYFENAGLNYSYVLSMYSLFTLVGLLVAAVFLLAAGSFIYFKIHTNLDAEKRKFDVLKRMGIADSEIKGLVTNQLFPQFFLPWGVAMVHSLFAFLALQNLLKDIANISIVKEIVFAFSFLILIQIIYFYLIRWRFIAHVKN; encoded by the coding sequence GTGACCTTTCATCAATTCGCTTACCGTAATGTGTTTCGGAATTTCCGGATTTACGCGGCTTTCTTTATGGCCAGCTTTTTTTCCGTGTTCGTATTTTTCATCTATTCAATGTTGATGTTTCATCCGGAAATCGAAAACGGGTATTTAGGAAAAGTGCCGATTGGCGGGATGGTCTTTGCTGAAATGATTTTAGTGCTGTTTTCATGGTTTTTTATTTTTTATTCCATGAAAGCTTTTTTAGAATCGAGGGCGAAGGAATTTGCGATTCTGCTTCATTTAGGGATGGAGAAGCGGCAGCTCAGCAAGCTCATCTTTTTGGAGACCATTATCATCGGAAGTCTTTCAATTGCTTGTGGCATTCTTTTTGGATACGCCTTTACGAAATTTTTCTTTATGATTGTCAGGGAAATTTTAATGTTGGAAGAGCTGCCGTTGTATTTTCAATGGGAACCTTTTATTTTGACGATTGCTGTCTATTTCAGCGCCTTTGTGATCATTTCGATCATCAGCGTCAACTTTTCTCCTGAAAGAAAAATTATTGATTTATTAAGATGGTATCAATATCCTCATATGAACGGCCGCTTTTCAAAAAAGAGAGCGGTTTTGTCCATCATTTTATTAGTGGTGGCCTATCTTTTGTCGTTGCTTACGAACCGGGTGAACTTTTATCTATTTGTTGTATTATTGCCCCTTCTCATTACCATTGGCACATATCTTTTCTTTACAGATACAGTCCAATGGATTGTGGAGGCAATAAAAAGCAGAAAAAATTTTTATTGGAAAAAATCAAGTATGCTGTCCATTGCCGAGCAAACGTTTATTTTGAAAAATAACGGAAAAATGTATTTTGTTGTTACGATGGTTTCGGCAGCTGCTTTTTTATGCATCGGCTTGCTTGCAGCCTTGTCATCCTATACATCTCAATATGACAAATTAAATCCATTGGGGTTGATTTATAAAGGGCATATTGATAATCCCTATGAGAAAGAGCATATTTCATCCATTGTCAATGAATTGGAAGAGAAAGGGCTTTCCTATCATTTCACCCGCTTCGAAGTAAAAAAACAAACCTCTTCTTATACGAATTACGAAGTGGAAGTGTTTCGGGAATCGGATATAAACAGTTTGCTGTTTTCTTATGGCTATCCGATGGTGCAGTTGGACAGCGGTGAAGGGATGTTTATTCCTTACTCAGAAGAATCAATTAAAAAGCTTTCAAAAAGAACTGTGCATACGGTATTAAAAGAAAATAATGTGCCCATTACGATTGATGAAGTGTATCCAAAATTGATTTTCCCAAGTTCCATTGTCAGCCCGAACGCCATCATTATTAGCGATGAAGATTTTGTACAATTAAAAAATCCGTATAGCGGCTATCCTGAAGTGGAGCCGGCGTATCATTTATTTGCTTTTGATATTCCTCAATGGCTTGAGGCGCAGGATGTAGGAGTGCCGATTTATCAGCAGGTGCAAAAAGAATACGAAAAAAATCAGTATGAATTGCCTTTTTATTTTGAAAACGCTGGGTTGAATTATTCCTATGTATTGTCAATGTATTCTCTATTTACGTTGGTAGGGCTTTTAGTAGCGGCAGTATTTTTGCTGGCGGCCGGCAGCTTTATTTACTTTAAAATTCATACAAACTTGGATGCAGAAAAAAGGAAATTTGATGTATTGAAACGGATGGGGATTGCTGACAGCGAAATAAAGGGGCTTGTGACAAATCAATTATTCCCTCAGTTTTTCTTGCCGTGGGGGGTGGCGATGGTTCATAGTTTATTTGCCTTTTTGGCTTTGCAAAATTTGCTGAAAGATATTGCTAATATTTCAATTGTAAAGGAAATTGTATTTGCATTTTCTTTCTTGATTTTAATTCAGATCATTTATTTTTATTTAATTCGATGGCGGTTTATTGCCCACGTAAAAAATTAA
- a CDS encoding ABC transporter ATP-binding protein → MPILQVIDVTKVYEGKVTHRALNQLSFEVEKGEFLAVMGPSGSGKTTLLNIISTIDKPTSGEIIFNGTKPHLFNKTELAYFRRRELGFIFQDFNLLPMLTVEENIVLPLTLDNQPVSLMKERVIELTEKLGLSSVLNKRPDELSGGQAQRVAIARALIHEPAIILADEPTGNLDSHNSREVLELLSKINKERNATIIMVTHDPIAASFCDRVLFIKDGEYFNEIYRDDRRQTFFQRILNVLSLLGGRVGDLSSIRLP, encoded by the coding sequence ATGCCAATATTGCAAGTCATCGATGTAACAAAAGTATATGAAGGAAAAGTGACGCACCGGGCATTGAACCAATTAAGTTTTGAAGTGGAAAAGGGAGAATTTTTGGCGGTTATGGGTCCTAGCGGAAGCGGGAAAACTACCCTGCTTAACATCATTTCCACCATCGATAAACCAACATCTGGGGAGATTATTTTTAACGGAACAAAGCCACATTTATTTAATAAAACAGAACTCGCCTATTTCAGGAGGAGAGAATTAGGCTTCATCTTTCAGGATTTTAATTTGCTTCCGATGTTGACGGTGGAAGAAAATATAGTATTGCCGCTGACCCTGGACAACCAGCCTGTTTCATTAATGAAAGAGCGGGTAATTGAACTGACGGAAAAGTTAGGCTTATCAAGCGTTTTAAATAAAAGGCCAGATGAATTATCCGGCGGTCAAGCGCAAAGGGTGGCCATCGCCCGCGCCCTTATCCATGAGCCTGCCATCATTTTAGCCGATGAACCGACAGGAAATCTGGACTCTCATAATTCAAGGGAAGTGCTTGAATTGTTAAGCAAAATAAACAAAGAAAGAAACGCAACAATTATTATGGTGACCCATGACCCAATTGCAGCCAGCTTCTGCGACCGGGTGCTTTTTATCAAAGATGGCGAATATTTTAATGAAATTTATCGGGATGACCGCAGGCAAACCTTTTTCCAACGAATATTAAACGTGTTGAGCTTGTTGGGGGGAAGAGTCGGTGACCTTTCATCAATTCGCTTACCGTAA